In Hydractinia symbiolongicarpus strain clone_291-10 chromosome 15, HSymV2.1, whole genome shotgun sequence, one DNA window encodes the following:
- the LOC130628780 gene encoding nitric oxide synthase, inducible-like translates to MWFENGCDKKLLYNVMFFTLIKALQKVERTTMENLKKKKTPNDATNVRTNSNANGHANGHAHGHANGNANGSANGSANGHANGHTNVNTNDHTYGKFSSHNENESKCPRKPIILSNVTSKETKADTLHKEAVKTHCTGSRCVGSIMYPYGGEAGPKRIPGDMRPKEDTKEQAIDFLRQYYNSLDSENSEDHQNRVAQVLSEVEETETYHMTTNELNFGARIAWRNAPRCIGRIQWKKLTLFDCRHVSTAREMFECILEHIKYATNKGKLRSTISIFPHRSARKKDFRIWNGQLVRYAGYKQEDGTVIGDPASVELTEIAQQLGWLGKGTRFDVLPLILQANGELPECFEIPEEYVMEVKISHPVYKEIDEMNLKWYCIPAVANIALDCGGLEFTAAPFNGWYMATEIGARNFSDKDRYNLLKPVADSIGLDTSNNVTLWKDTALLELTKAVLHSFNSAGVTIADHHASSESFMKHLKNEQELRGGCPSDWIWIVPPISGSATAVFHQEMLNYKMRPSYEYQVDPWKYFPVTNKKKNQVKKTFKEVASAVKFTSDLFKNTLARRNKVTILYATETGKSEEYATMLNELFLHAFDSKMLCMDNYKFADLENEQCLFIIASTFGNGEAPDNGKDFEEKLKRLAAGGKVNEDKLTNVKYSVFALGSRAYPHFCAFGKGLGKYIKNLGGEEIFSTGEGDELNGQEETFKVWARACFQVACELFSVVDVTIHTPSAMAIWKSVTDWQEGLFQIVKAKEKEKSVEVLKGLSKLHRRKITTTKAISVENLQSPKSGRITDLVKLDSSNSEGIIYQPGDHLSVYPCNNKRLVQTLLELSKCDMDFDIPIYLQKKNNEGVWESVDKFPMPCSLREIFTHYVDITTPPSTKLLALLKETCTDESEMRRLHQLVTNNDLYENWKYRRYPNICEVFAEFPSAKIDLTMLLNQLPVLKPRFYSISSSPDMFSNQVHLTVALVSYMIHKKTHYGVCSLYLHSLTKGDQVTCHIRAAPRFHLPSSLSVPIIMVGPGTGIAPFRGFWQQAIYDKENNNKERNMFLLFGCRNSTMDNIYHNERDEALKKGIFKKSLTAFSREPDVAKVYVQDLIKQHGIEVMKLVLEGGHLYVCGDVSMAAAVNKTMEELVQDYLAFTYDEAKHFVNTLKSDGRYHEDIFGVTLKHKEVTTKVRQAVQR, encoded by the exons ATGTGGTTTGAAAATGGCTGCGACAAGAAATTACTGTACAATGTGATGTTTTTCACGCTTATCAAG GCACTGCAAAAAGTTGAACGAACAACAATggagaatttaaaaaagaaaaagacacCCAATGATGCAACAAACGTTCGCACAAATAGTAATGCGAACGGTCACGCCAACGGTCACGCCCACGGTCACGCAAACGGCAACGCAAACGGTAGCGCTAATGGTTCCGCGAACGGTCACGCGAACGGTCATACAAATGTTAACACAAATGACCATACATACGGAAAATTCAGTAGTCATAACGAAAATGAATCTAAGTGTCCAAGGAAACCGATTATTTTGTCCAATGTGACTAGCAAAGAAACAAAAGCTGATACTTTACACAAAGAAGCTGTG aaaactcATTGCACAGGTTCGCGATGTGTTGGGTCTATCATGTATCCATACGGTGGAGAAGCAGGACCAAAAAGAATTCCAGGTGATATGAGACCAAAGGAAGACACGAAAGAACAAGCCATTGATTTTTTAAGGCAGTATTACAATTCTTTGGACAG TGAGAACAGTGAAGATCATCAGAATCGGGTCGCTCAAGTTCTATCAGAAGTTGAAGAGACTGAAACATATCATATGACCACGAATGAATTAAATTTTGGTGCGCGCATAGCCTGGAGAAATGCGCCAAGATGCATTGGCAGAATACAATGGAAAAAATTAACG TTATTTGATTGTCGCCATGTTAGTACGGCAAGGGAAATGTTTGAATGCATTTTGGAGCATATAAAATATGCAACCAACAAAGGAAAATTAAG ATCAACGATATCGATATTTCCACATCGATCAGCACGAAAAAAGGATTTCCGCATTTGGAATGGTCAACTTGTCAGATACGCAGGATATAAACAAGAAGATGGAACTGTGATAGGAGACCCGGCTAGTGTGGAGCTCACGGAG ATCGCGCAACAACTTGGTTGGCTTGGCAAGGGAACAAGATTTGATGTGCTGCCTTTAATCTTACAAGCCAATGGTGAACTGCCAGAATGCTTTGAAATACCTGAAGAATATGTGATGGAAGTGAAAATTTCACATCCAGT TTACAAGGAAATTGATGAAATGAACTTAAAATGGTATTGTATACCAGCTGTTGCAAATATTGCGTTGGACTGTGGTGGTTTGGAGTTTACTGCTGCTCCATTTAATGGATG gtaTATGGCTACAGAAATTGGCGCAAGAAATTTCTCTGACAAAGACCGATATAACTTGTTAAAG CCTGTAGCTGATAGTATTGGTTTAGATACATCAAATAATGTTACGTTATGGAAAGATACCGCCTTGTTGGAACTTACAAAGGCTGTGTTGCATAGTTTCAAT AGTGCTGGTGTAACCATTGCTGACCATCATGCATCATCTGAATCATTCATGaagcatttaaaaaatgaa CAAGAATTGCGAGGAGGTTGTCCATCTGATTGGATATGGATTGTTCCTCCAATATCTGGTTCTGCAACAGCTGTCTTCCATCAG GAAATGTTAAATTATAAGATGAGGCCATCGTATGAGTATCAAGTGGATCCATGGAAATATTTTCCtgtaacaaataaaaagaaaaatcaagTAAAGAAAACGTTTAAAGAGGTGGCTAG TGCCGTAAAATTTACAAGTGACCTTTTTAAGAATACACTCGCTAGACGAAACAAAGTAACAATATTGTACGCCACGGAAACTGGGAAATCTGAAGAATATGCAACAATGttaaatgaattatttttacatGCATTTGATTCTAAAATGTTGTGCATGGATAATTACAAGTTTGCTGACCTTGAAAACGAACAATGTCTGTTTATAATAGCTAGTACATTTGGAAATGGTGAAGCACCTGATAATGGCAAG gaCTTCGAAGAAAAATTAAAGAGATTAGCAGCAGGAGG GAAAGTTAACGAAGACAAATTAACCAATGTAAA ATACTCAGTTTTTGCACTTGGCTCGAGAGCCTATCCACACTTTTGTGCATTTGGAAAAGGTTTGggtaaatacattaaaaatctTGGTGGTGAAGAAATCTTTTCTACTGGAGAAGGTGATGAGCTCAATGGGCAGGAAGAGACTTTCAAAGTGTGGGCAAGAGCTTGTTTTCAG GTAGCGTGCGAACTGTTCTCTGTGGTCGATGTGACAATCCACACTCCTTCAGCGATGGCTATTTGGAAATCTGTTACAGACTGGCAGGAAGGTCTATTTCAAATCgtaaaagcaaaagaaaaagaaaaatcagtTGAAGTATTGAAAG GTTTATCAAAATTACATCGTCGCAAAATTACCACGACAAAAGCAATCTCGGTGGAAAATTTACAATCACCCAAATCTGG ACGCATAACTGATCTAGTTAAATTGGATTCTTCAAATTCAGAGGGTATTATTTATCAACCTGGAGATCATCTTTCTGTCTATCCATGTAACAACAAGAGACTCGTTCAAACACTACTTGAACTTTCAAAATGTGATATGGATTTTGACATTCCTATATAtctgcagaaaaaaaataatg AAGGTGTATGGGAATCTGTTGATAAATTTCCAATGCCCTGCAGTCTTCGAGAAATTTTTACTCATTATGTGGACATTACTACCCCGCCTTCAACTAAGCTGTTGGCATTGTTGAAAGAGACGTGTACTGATGAAAGTGAAATGAGAAGATTGCACCAACTTGTTACA AATAACGATTTGTACGAGAACTGGAAATATCGACGATATCCCAACATTTGTGAAGTGTTTGCCGAATTTCCATCTGCAAAGATTGATCTTACTATGTTACTGAATCAGCTACCAGTGTTAAAACCA CGTTTTTACTCCATCTCATCTTCACCAGACATGTTTTCAAATCAAGTGCATTTGACTGTTGCATTGGTGTCCTACATGATTCATA AAAAAACACATTATGGTGTTTGTTCATTGTATTTGCATTCATTGACAAAAGGAGACCAGGTGACATGTCACATCAGAGC tgCGCCTCGATTTCATCTTCCAAGTTCACTTTCTGTGCCTATAATTATGGTTGGACCTGGAACTGGCATTGCTCCCTTTAGAGGGTTTTGGCAGCAAGCTATTTAtgacaaagaaaacaataacaaagaaCGAAATATGTTTCTTTTATTCGGATGTCGCAACTCTACCATGGATAATATTTATCATAATGAACGAGACGAAGCATTAAAGAAAGGTATCTTTAAGAAAAGTTTGACTGCTTTCTCAAGAGAACCAGATGTAGCTAAG GTTTACGTTCAAGATCTGATCAAACAACATGGCATCGAGGTCATGAAACTAGTGTTAGAAGGTGGACATTTATATGTTTGTGGCGATGTCTCTATGGCAGCAGCTGTAAACAAAACAATGGAAGAGTTAGTGCAGGACTATTTGGCTTTTACCTACGACGAAGCCAAACATTTTGTGAACACTTTGAAG AGTGACGGTCGATACCATGAAGATATATTCGGAGTTACATTGAAACACAAAGAAGTGACAACCAAAGTGAGACAAGCAGTCCAAAGGTAA
- the LOC130628779 gene encoding uncharacterized protein LOC130628779, whose translation MPPKGKSKAQNIKFSQLGKYTSNRKKINDMDLKISNQSNLIEEKQKQLAALSSEITLIERDVDKLRNRLARKRKRVRHLNYECSKNRVDSEVKFSISKVTAERRSKFPSSSDLNRSAKDTRRLETFEACSAIHGGSKESVQPVMFGMIDTLCSKIPSKMFAKSLLNAKSSVVKQIKETTIKIANEEFYNSEDNKLRSLNVFYSHNVMGKAKYMAIRKANRISQNKQNSVVNYIQYPHLATIINNIDIGTLHDIHPTLTFGDETKSVTGNYRSCDEFLLRLAKFYLKVNRQRSDKLKTFNMLEKKDFESFLFVFALGGDGAPICGMSFLVSFLNVGNRICSSSENFLIFGGDTEENSTVVRNYVLKLLSDVKFLESQVFTVYVDEVAYKVEFLLGELPNDMKMLAFLAGELTNSAYYFSTFGNVNKDNSAKFEYTYGTKQSDKWMPFNYHKRISDAKKVEGKKKEIEVKCKGNSATKRSNLTSYISKVLKGRQEEVPLVGHYIDKAKGEPLHLKNNVVKEHFMKLFNLCLATAPLNSYKAFKDIPSSHALIKFVNFIRSAMGCNFLSKKIIRWFNESSSKNESSFTFRFRGKESKAFLCHFPELNLLILNELKSEQMKIRLHQIHFQFICLRKIISLSVRVENFNLELLKDLKKQCKLLFKSSCWYDVSVSPSLWTLCNCIPFHAESTLLCYGFGIGCNSMEGREQKHQMIVKYSNNTTFQCRWPRIFRHEYIQLLHLRENGYDKLHYVSRGSDYIPERDMCCEHCLLLVRNNLKCQLCESAFMKKVFSDLEI comes from the coding sequence ATGCCTCCTAAAGGAAAGTCAAAGGCACAAAACATTAAGTTTTCCCAGTTAGGAAAATATAcatcaaacagaaaaaaaatcaacgatatggatttgaaaatttcaaatcaGAGTAACCTAATtgaggaaaaacaaaaacaattagcaGCATTGAGCAGTGAGATAACTTTGATTGAAAGGGATGTTGATAAGTTAAGAAATAGATTAGCTAGAAAAAGAAAACGTGTTAGACACCTAAACTATGAGTGTAGTAAGAATAGAGTGGACTCTGAAGTCAAATTTAGCATCAGCAAGGTAACAGCTGAGAGGCGTAGTAAATTCCCATCATCTAGTGATTTAAATAGATCAGCAAAAGATACACGTCGTCTGGAAACATTTGAAGCTTGTTCTGCCATTCACGGAGGGTCTAAGGAATCTGTTCAGCCGGTTATGTTTGGTATGATTGACACATTGTGTTCGAAAATCccctcaaaaatgtttgcaaaaagtTTATTGAATGCTAAATCATCTGTAGTAAAACAGATAAAGGAAACTACCatcaaaatagcaaatgaaGAATTTTACAATTCAGAAGATAATAAACTACGTTCTCTCAATGTTTTTTACAGCCACAATGTCATGGGGAAAGCTAAATACATGGCAATTAGAAAGGCAAATAGAATTTCCCAGAATAAACAGAATTCAGTGGTTAATTATATTCAGTATCCTCATTTAGCAACCATTATCAATAACATTGATATAGGAACACTACATGACATACATCCAACTCTAACCTTTGGAGATGAAACAAAATCAGTTACAGGAAATTATAGATCGTGTGATGAATTTTTGTTACGATTGgcaaaattctatttaaaaGTGAATCGTCAACGGAGTGACAAACTAAAAACATTCAATAtgcttgaaaaaaaagattttgaatctTTTCTGTTTGTATTTGCTCTTGGTGGGGATGGAGCTCCTATTTGTGGTATGTCATTTTTAGTCTCTTTTCTTAATGTTGGTAATCGGATATGCAGCAGCTccgaaaactttttaatttttggtggtgATACTGAGGAAAATTCTACTGTTGTACGCAATTATGTTCTCAAGTTGTTGTCGGACGTGAAGTTTTTGGAAAGTCAGGTTTTCACTGTTTATGTTGATGAAGTTGCCTacaaagttgaatttttattggGTGAATTACCTAACGATATGAAGATGTTGGCTTTTTTGGCTGGGGAACTAACAAATTCAGCCTACTACTTTTCAACGTTCGGAAATGTAAATAAAGATAATTCAgccaaatttgaatatacaTACGGAACCAAGCAAAGTGACAAATGGATGCCCTTCAACTATCACAAACGCATAAGTGATGCCAAAAAGgttgaaggtaaaaaaaaagaaatcgaaGTTAAATGCAAAGGAAATAGTGCAACGAAACGTAGTAACTTGACATCTTATATATCTAAAGTTTTGAAAGGTAGACAAGAAGAAGTCCCCTTGGTTGGCCATTATATTGATAAAGCAAAAGGCGAACCTCTTCATCTGAAGAACAATGTCGTCAAAGAGCACTTCATGAAGTTATTCAATCTATGTTTGGCAACTGCTCCATTGAATTCCTACAAAGCATTTAAAGATATACCTTCCTCACATgctttaattaaatttgttaattttatacgTTCAGCAATGGGATGTaattttttgtcgaaaaaaattATCCGGTGGTTTAATGAAAGCAGTTCTAAGAATGAAAGTAGTTTCACTTTTCGTTTTCGTGGAAAGGAGAGTAAAGCCTTTCTTTGTCATTTCCCAGaattaaatttacttattttaaatgaattgaagagtgaacaaatgaaaataaggctgcatcaaatccattttcagttcatatgtttgcgaaaaattatttcactatcAGTACGTGTAGAGAATTTCAATTTGgaacttttaaaagatttaaagaagCAATGTAAACTACTTTTCAAGTCAAGCTGTTGGTATGATGTAAGCGTCTCACCCAGTTTATGGACTTTATGTAACTGCATACCTTTCCATGCTGAAAGTACTTTGCTGTGCTACGGTTTCGGAATTGGATGTAATAGTATGGAAGGGCGGGAGCAAAAGCACCAGATGATTGTAAAGTATTCTAACAATACCACTTTCCAATGTCGCTGGCCAAGAATTTTCCGTCACGAGTACATACAATTGTTGCATCTGAGAGAAAACGGTTACGATAAGTTGCACTATGTTTCAAGAGGATCTGATTACATACCAGAGAGAGATATGTGTTGTGAACATTGCTTGCTGCTTGTTAGAAATAACTTGAAATGCCAACTATGTGAGAGTGCTTtcatgaaaaaggttttttctgatttagaaatttag
- the LOC130628850 gene encoding uncharacterized protein LOC130628850, translating into MLIVLMLIMWKYLISIFALLYTGSAHVIITSVSSAYYNASSPCLSALIHFNTTNSKGSTLQLFILSPITFETDDCVSYGNTGVCYVPTKYALVDKYTHITRVVERLQNGAIMVSPNFPMLIKYVDLFGPFFNISIVARSEGTEIQWNFRMKSSCVGLGFSVRYLRYEMCYAESHMESYRCEPVKKIYVDMYSKLLMSNPIMNCIEKNVGYTTCSMVLYKKIRPNVLYKFRMQYSTSYAQVYSQWSQYGYYPRKN; encoded by the exons ATGCTCATCGTGCTAATGCTGATAATGTGGAAATATCTTATTTCAATATTTGCTCTGCTTTACACTGGCAGTG CTCACGTCATTATCACATCTGTTAGTAGCGCTTACTACAATGCATCTTCTCCATGTTTATCTGCTCTTATCCACTTCAATACAACAAATTCAAAAGGAAGCACTCTTCAGTTATTTATCCTCAGCCCAATAACATTTGAAACAGATGATTGCGTCAGTTATGGAAACACTGGTGTTTGCTATGTTCCTACAAAATACGCGTTGGTGGATAAATACACGCATATAACTCGTGTAGTTGAAAGGTTGCAGAATGGAGCAATAATGGTATCACCAAATTTTCCCATGTTAATAAAATATGTTG ATTTGTTTGGtccattttttaacatatccatAGTAGCAAGATCAGAAGGAACAGAAATACAGTGGAATTTTCGTATGAAGAGTTCTTGTGTAGGGCTTGGTTTCAGTGTTCGATATCTTCGTTACGAAATGTGTTATGCTGAATCCCATATGGAGTCTTACAGATGCGAGccagtgaaaaaaatttatgttgat ATGTACAGCAAGTTATTGATGAGCAACCCAATAATGAACTGCATTGAGAAG AATGTTGGTTATACCACATGTTCCATGGTATTGTATAAAAAGATACGACCAAATGTTTTATACAAATTTCGGATGCAGTATTCAACGTCTTACGCCCAAGTGTATTCACAATGGTCTCAGTACGGTTACTACCCAAGAAAGAACTGA